A window of the Microbacterium sp. AZCO genome harbors these coding sequences:
- a CDS encoding protein glxC, whose translation MTLIAPAEPATTVDLAGSSVRELNQLLHDAPDGSSWVVKSPVGSHNIAVGITADIDVAVEGDVGYYFAGMHQTGRATVRGSAGVGLAENIMSGVVHVTGDASQSTAATGHGGLVIVDGNTGARCGISMKGVDIVVGGSIGHASAFMAQAGRLVVCGDAGEALGDSIYEARIYVRGEVASLGADCVEKEMRPEHLAELADLLDRAGRPEDPADFRRYGSARNLYHFKVDNAGAY comes from the coding sequence ATGACCCTCATCGCCCCCGCCGAACCCGCCACGACCGTCGACCTGGCCGGCTCGAGCGTACGCGAGCTCAACCAGCTCCTGCATGACGCCCCCGACGGCTCGTCCTGGGTCGTGAAGTCCCCCGTAGGAAGCCACAACATCGCCGTCGGCATCACTGCCGACATCGATGTCGCCGTCGAGGGCGATGTCGGCTACTACTTCGCGGGGATGCATCAGACCGGGAGGGCGACCGTGCGCGGCAGCGCGGGCGTCGGGCTCGCCGAGAACATCATGTCGGGCGTCGTCCATGTGACCGGGGATGCCTCGCAGTCGACCGCCGCCACCGGGCACGGCGGCCTGGTGATCGTCGACGGCAACACCGGCGCGCGCTGCGGAATCTCGATGAAGGGCGTCGACATCGTCGTCGGAGGGAGCATCGGCCACGCGTCGGCGTTCATGGCGCAAGCCGGTCGCCTCGTCGTCTGCGGCGACGCCGGCGAGGCCCTCGGCGACTCCATCTACGAGGCGCGCATCTACGTGCGCGGCGAGGTCGCCTCGCTCGGCGCCGACTGCGTCGAGAAGGAGATGCGCCCCGAGCACCTCGCCGAGCTCGCCGACCTGCTCGACCGCGCGGGACGCCCGGAAGACCCAGCCGACTTCCGCCGCTACGGCTCGGCGCGCAACCTGTACCACTTCAAGGTCGACAACGCCGGCGCGTACTGA